The genomic region CTGACCGGCAGCGACACCCTCGGACAGCTCTACTCCCCGCTGCTCGGCGCCAGCGCCCTCACCACCCCGCTGGCGCTCGCCGCCGCCGGCCTGCTCGCCGCCCTCGCCGCCTGGGAGCTGGCCGCCCCGTGGGGGGTCCGGCCGCTGCTCCCGCTGCGCCGCACCCCGGCGATGCTCCGCGCCGCCGACTGGCCCGGGGCGCTGCTGCTCGCCGCGGTGCTCGGCTGCGTGATCGTCGCCTTCGCGGGCGCCGACCCCAGCCGCCAGGTGGTCGGCGACGCCGCCCCCGGCCTGCTCGCCGCCGCCGCCGTCGCCGGGGTGCTCTTCCTCCTCGTCGAGCTGCGCCGCGACGACCCGCTGGTGCCGCTCGCCGCGCTGCGCCCCCGCGCCGCCCACGGCGCCCTGCTGGTGAACCTCTGCGCCGGCGCCGCGCTGATGGCGGTGCTCATCGACGTGCCGATCTTCGCCCGGGCGACCCGCTTCCACGACTCGCAGGTGCAGGCGGCGCTGGTGCTGCTGCGCTTCCTGGCCGCGGTGCCGGTGGGCGCGGTGCTCGGCGGCCTGGTCTGCGAGCGGCTCTCCCACCGGGTCACGGCCGGCTGCGGGATGCTGCTGAGCGCGGCGATGCTCCTGCTCCTCGGCGGCTGGACCGCGGGCACCCTCGGCGAGCACGCGGTGCTGCTGGGGTGGCACGCGCCGTTCGGCGGCGCCGACGTCGAGCTCGCCCTCTGCGGCCTGGGCTTCGGGCTGGCCATCGCCCCGGTCAACGCGGCGGTGCTGGGGGCGGTGCGTGATTCGCTCCACGGCCTGGTCTCGGCGCTGGTGGTGGTGGCGCGGATGGTGGGGATGCTGGTCGGCCTGGCGGCGCTGACCGCGGTGGGGCTGCGCCGCTTCTACGCCGCCTCCGCCCAGCTCCCCTCGCCGATCCGCCTGTGCCCGCAGACCCCGGCGCACTGCCCCGCCTACGACCTGCTGGCGACCGCGGCGGTGGTCGACGAGCTCCACGCCGTGTTCGTCGGCGCCGCCCTCTGCGCCGCCGCCGCCGCGGTGCTCGCCCTGGTGCTGCTGCAGCGCAC from Candidatus Dormiibacterota bacterium harbors:
- a CDS encoding MFS transporter, giving the protein MARPSRSPLLPTEALTGGTAAPAAGVAAVPGGVRRLAVAGAAVLLAAADTYVVVLALPSIMRDVGLSLDQLQQAAPIVSGFLCGYVVVLPLLGRLSDLYGRRPVLLGCLAVFALGSAVTASAHGLGAVVAGRTLQGLGGGGLVPVTLALVADTWPPQHRGVPLGVVGAVQELGSVIGPLYGAAIVAVSGWRTIFWVNLPVAVVLAAGFRPPWSEVARRRAARGTGRVDLAGGALLAGAAAAALLALLQPDVLTGSDTLGQLYSPLLGASALTTPLALAAAGLLAALAAWELAAPWGVRPLLPLRRTPAMLRAADWPGALLLAAVLGCVIVAFAGADPSRQVVGDAAPGLLAAAAVAGVLFLLVELRRDDPLVPLAALRPRAAHGALLVNLCAGAALMAVLIDVPIFARATRFHDSQVQAALVLLRFLAAVPVGAVLGGLVCERLSHRVTAGCGMLLSAAMLLLLGGWTAGTLGEHAVLLGWHAPFGGADVELALCGLGFGLAIAPVNAAVLGAVRDSLHGLVSALVVVARMVGMLVGLAALTAVGLRRFYAASAQLPSPIRLCPQTPAHCPAYDLLATAAVVDELHAVFVGAALCAAAAAVLALVLLQRTAGAPGVSLGEVLAGG